The following are encoded in a window of Vigna unguiculata cultivar IT97K-499-35 chromosome 8, ASM411807v1, whole genome shotgun sequence genomic DNA:
- the LOC114195226 gene encoding uncharacterized protein LOC114195226 → MGSEDNVKHLEDCSVSNALGTWVFSVAGALLAIPVGIKRKSLAPLVFFGTTGTMLDIIMGITACEREHAERQMKLLEAQNAAAESSLGETEIDS, encoded by the exons ATGGGAAGCGAAGATAATGTGAAGCATCTTGAAGACTGCTCCGTTTCCAA TGCATTGGGCACTTGGGTGTTCTCAGTTGCAGGAGCATTGCTGGCTATACCAGTTGGGATAAAGCGCAAATCTCTGGCACCCCTTGTATTTTTTGGCACCACAGGTACTATGTTGGACATTATTATGGGGATCACTGCATGCGAAAGGGAACACGCAGAGCGCCAAATGAAGTTACTTGAAGCACAAAATGCTGCTGCCGAGTCTTCTTTGGGTGAAACAGAAATTGATTCATAA
- the LOC114193291 gene encoding DIS3-like exonuclease 2, whose amino-acid sequence MRAMAEGSLVERSDDGEKEKRKKRRSNRRSKQNTSSSTISEVSEAQGMLPDSGKIEKPTHASTSLEGSLKQINVGSSNEQGLSNASNIAFTSMPPMHINAQVESVDLRIVPVYGGGIDSKSFSEPAGCRGSSGINKNKDTVPCGPIRNCGQKCIFSPHLSLEAVEKALEKGDVFKALFHVNAHNRVEAYCKIDGMPTDVLISGIPAQNRAVEGDIVAVKIDPLPLWTKMKGPNGPCNNTSTLEGCNLSTEDNDVDGKGKHKVDADHWSGLCGSYPGQNEDADQQSISYKNDSLTGKGIVCDDNTPQGSTNHLDLLGGANHGSINGHHHATPDSLKSNSCSGHIEVVNAVENMCMLVNSVPSKRPTGRVVSIIERSPRREGIVGHLNVKQWASYKEITKRDVKKNRNLVSDNDYIQLIPTDPKFPNMMLLVRKLPECIMKRLKSGDMTIEMDLVAAQIDDWIEENPFPEAHILHVFGRGGEIQTHLDAILFQNAICFSEFPPEALSCLPCVPWEVPPKEIQCRKDLRNLCLFTIDPSTATDLDDALSIEKLPNGNFRVGVHIADVSYFVLPDTALDSEAQSRSTSVYMLQRKLPMLPPLLSENIGSLSPGVDRLALSMLLDVNGEGDVVDRWIGRAVIHSCCKLSYDHAQDIIDRGFDFEGLKNTEDGYPKVYGHFEWPDVIMSLKSLYEISNVLKRKRFTDGALRLENPKVVILFDENGVPYDSKLSERKESNFLVEEYMLLANTVAAEVICRAYPDAALLRRHPEPNMRKMREFMAFCQKHGLELNTTSSGQFHWSLEQIREKLKGDPVLYYILISYATKPMQLASYFCSGDLKDSANEWGHYALAVPFYTHFTSPLRRYPDIIVHRTLLATIEAEDLYMKHQKALHVHKEMDMEKRCFTGINFDKSAAESIKGREALSAAAVKYSVPGGEMLASIAAHCNERKLASRNVKDACDKLYMWFILKKKEVLLSDARIMGLGPRFMSIYIQKLAIERRIYYDDVEGLNAEWLETTSTLVLSMSTTNRCTFRRGWSNKWRAIEEVALLSCPYNLKITTDNSNQSHAETETEIAPLVFPLTVHVLSTIPVALHAVGGDDGPLDIGVRLYMSSYFG is encoded by the exons ATGAGGGCCATGGCCGAAGGATCCTTGGTAGAGAGGTCCGACGACGGCGAAAAGGAGAAGAGGAAGAAGCGCCGATCCAATCGTCGATCCAAGCAAAATACTTCCTCATCTACAA TATCTGAAGTGAGTGAGGCCCAGGGAATGTTGCCAGATTCAGGGAAAATTGAAAAACCTACTCATGCATCCACTTCCTTGGAGGGTTCATTGAAGCAGATCAATGTGGGTTCTTCTAATGAGCAAGGATTATCCAATGCATCAAATATCGCTTTTACATCAATGCCCCCCATGCATATCAATGCGCAAGTGGAATCTGTTGATTTGCGAATTGTGCCCGTGTATGGTGGAGGAATTGATTCTAAATCATTTTCTGAGCCCGCTGGTTGCAGAGGGTCATCGGGAATTAATAAAAACAAGGACACAGTTCCTTGTGGTCCAATTCGGAATTGTGgccaaaaatgtatttttagtcCACACTTGTCTTTAGAGGCTGTTGAGAAGGCATTAGAG AAGGGCGATGTTTTTAAAGCTCTCTTTCATGTCAATGCTCACAATCGAGTTGAG GCCTACTGCAAAATTGACGGAATGCCAACTGATGTCCTCATTAGTGGGATTCCTGCCCAGAATAGAGCT GTGGAAGGTGATATTGTTGCAGTTAAGATTGATCCCTTGCCGTTGTGGACAAAAATGAAAGGACCAAATGGGCCTTGTAACAACACTTCAACACTGGAAGGTTGCAACCTTTCTACAGAAGATAATGATGTGGATGGTAAAGGGAAACATAAGGTAGATGCTGATCATTGGTCTGGCCTTTGCGGAAGCTATCCTGGTCAAAACGAGGATGCTGATCAACAATCCATCTCATATAAAAATGATTCTTTGACTGGAAAAGGAATTGTCTGCGATGATAATACCCCCCAGGGTTCTACTAATCATTTAGATCTACTTGGAGGAGCCAACCATGGCAGCATTAATGGACATCACCATGCTACTCCTGATTCCTTAAAGAGCAATTCTTGTAGTGGACACATTGAAGTAGTTAATGCCGTGGAAAATATGTGTATGTTGGTTAATTCTGTCCCTTCAAAAAGACCAACTGGCAGGGTGGTCTCTATTATCGAGAGATCTCCTCGTCGGGAGGGTATTGTTGGTCATCTTAATGTGAAACAATGGGCTTCTTATAAGGAAATAACCAAAAGGGACGTCAAGAAGAATAGGAACTTGGTTTCTGATAATGATTACATCCAGCTAATACCAACTGATCCAAAGTTTCCTAATATGATGCTTCTTGTTAGAAAGTTACCTGAGTGCATTATGAAAAGGTTGAAAAGTGGTGACATGACAATTGAAATGGATCTGGTAGCTGCACAAATTGATGATTGGATTGAAGAAAATCCTTTTCCCGAGGCCCACATCTTGCACGTTTTTGGAAGAGGTGGCGAAATTCAGACCCATTTAGATGCAATTTTGTTTCAGAATGCAATCTGTTTTTCTGAATTTCCTCCAGAAGCTCTGTCCTGTCTGCCGTGTGTTCCTTGGGAGGTACCTCCGAAGGAAATTCAATGTAGAAAAGATCTCAGAAATTTGTGCTTATTTACTATTGATCCTTCAACTGCCACTGATCTGGATGATGCTCTGTCAATTGAGAAGTTACCTAATGGGAATTTTAGAGTAGGTGTCCACATTGCCGATgtatcatattttgttttaccTGACACAGCCTTAGATAGTGAGGCTCAGTCTAGGTCAACAAGTGTATATATGTTGCAAAGGAAGTTACCTATGTTGCCTCCATTATTATCAGAGAATATTGGGTCACTTAGTCCTGGAGTGGATCGACTCGCTCTTTCTATGCTCCTGGATGTGAATGGTGAGGGGGATGTTGTAGATCGTTGGATTGGTCGTGCTGTTATACACTCATGTTGTAAGCTTTCATATGACCATGCCCAGGATATCATTGACAGGGGTTTTGATTTTGAAGGTTTAAAGAATACTGAAGATGGCTATCCCAAAGTGTATGGTCATTTTGAATGGCCTGATGTTATTATGTCCTTGAAGAGTCTGTATGAAATTTCGAATGTCTTGAAACGCAAGAGGTTTACTGATGGGGCTCTACGGCTGGAAAACCCCAAGGTTGTTATCTTGTTTGATGAGAATGGAGTTCCTTATGATAGTAAGCTTTCCGAAAGAAAAGAATCAAATTTTCTTGTAGAGGAATATATGCTTTTGGCCAATACAGTTGCTGCTGAAGTCATATGTCGAGCTTATCCTGATGCTGCATTGTTACGGAGGCATCCTGAACCTAATATGCGAAAGATGAGAGAGTTTATGGCATTTTGTCAGAAGCATGGTTTAGAATTGAACACGACTTCCTCTGGTCAATTCCACTGGTCATTAGAGCAGATCAGGGAAAAGCTCAAGGGTGATCCTGTGCTTTACTATATACTTATTTCTTATGCTACTAAGCCCATGCAGTTGGCTTCTTACTTCTGTAGTGGAGATTTAAAGGATAGTGCAAATGAATGGGGTCATTATGCTTTGGCTGTCCCATTTTACACTCATTTCACATCACCTCTGCGTCGGTATCCAGATATTATTGTTCACAGGACATTACTTGCTACCATAGAGGCTGAGGATTTGTATATGAAGCATCAAAAGGCTTTGCATGTTCATAAGGAAATGGATATGGAGAAAAGATGTTTCACTggtatcaattttgataaaagtGCTGCAGAATCCATCAAGGGTAGGGAAGCGCTATCAGCTGCAGCTGTGAAGTATAGTGTTCCAGGTGGTGAAATGCTTGCAAGTATTGCTGCTCATTGCAATGAGAGAAAGCTAGCTAGTAGAAATGTTAAGGATGCCTGTGATAAACTTTACATGTGGTTTATCCTGAAGAAAAAGGAG GTCTTATTGTCAGATGCTAGAATTATGGGACTTGGCCCAAGATTCATGTCAATTTACATTCAAAAGCTAGCT ATTGAGCGACGCATATATTATGATGATGTGGAAGGCTTGAATGCAGAATGGCTTGAAACAACATCCACATTGGTGCTCAGCATGTCTACTACTAATAGGTGTACATTTAGGAGGGGCTGGTCTAACAAGTGGAGGGCGATTGAAGAAGTTGCACTGCTTTCTTGTCCATATAACCTGAAAATTACCACGGATAATTCTAACCAGAGTCATGCGGAAACGGAAACTGAAATTGCCCCCTTAGTTTTTCCGCTCACAGTGCATGTTCTTTCAACAATTCCAGTGGCTCTTCATGCTGTTGGTGGTGATGATGGGCCCCTTGATATTGGAGTAAGACTCTACATGAGCTCTTATTTTGGGTGA
- the LOC114194038 gene encoding uncharacterized protein LOC114194038: MASAFGWFGPLIDLSKASSHIGDFVQLLVFVHRSFPVQCKSSKRVTTRTDIEVGDDTTPYFLVSLWQKNMASMVAAGDVLLLQNFKIAKYGDAVEARTVQWSSLISLVHPRHSLLSKAVEELVTGCRVGATTKDKLRRVIKWVQQSRSTICNIKLHSNQTQQIERLPRNWTVLEEERPRDCFSLIEVSLLTTSCKAIVCASIGEIVPLHTSRTLGDTKNEKIFISRRVYRTKDANLVDDLICTGCQLCGSPLDSKLEQSAVPLICWKSSTRLHSICSIYRPFMLYLWDESDYMPVLVKNRTAEILFGNIKAGKVYSAYKEQMHNQNLGPRNECKDKDASERPAINPRPSGEGLKSANTLEVDKGLESEDKHLPDKFNFYRVWLILLKMLLKQGKNSPLKFEINIDPSLDIESGKFEMVSAKMPCFGTK; this comes from the exons ATGGCTTCAGCATTTGGGTGGTTCGGTCCTCTCATCGATCTCTCGAAAGCCTCTTCTCACATCGGCGACTTCGTTCAGCTTCTCGTCTTCGTTCACCGTTCCTTCCCCGTTCAG TGCAAGTCCTCCAAACGAGTAACAACCCGAACCGACATTGAAGTCGGTGACGATACGACGCCGTATTTCCTAGTTTCTCTTTGGCAGAAAAACATGGCGTCCATGGTTGCCGCCGGCGATGTCCTCTTGTTACAGA ATTTCAAGATTGCGAAATATGGCGACGCTGTTGAGGCCAGAACCGTTCAGTGGTCCTCTCTGATTTCCTTGGTCCACCCTCGCCATTCTCTTCTCTCCAAGG CTGTTGAAGAGTTGGTAACAGGTTGCCGTGTTGGCGCAACAACGAAGGATAAGCTTAGGAGGGTCATAAAGTGGGTGCAGCAGTCTCGTTCCACTATTTGCAACATCAAGTTGCACTCCAATCAA ACGCAGCAAATAGAGCGTCTGCCAAGAAACTGGACGGTTCTTGAAGAGGAAAGACCTAGGGACTGCTTTTCACTCATAGAAGTCTCTCTGCTAACAACATCCTGCAAGGCGATAGTCTGTGCATCTATTGGTGAAATTGTTCCACTGCATACCTCCAGGACTCTTGGTGATACCAAGAACGAGAAGATTTTCATTAGTAGGAGAGTTTACAGAACTAAGGATGCTAACTTGGTCGATGATCTCATATGCACTGGCTGCCAGCTCTGCGGTTCACCCTTGGATTCAAA ACTTGAGCAAAGTGCTGTTCCACTGATCTGTTGGAAAAGTTCAACCCGCCTTCACTCAATATGCTCGATATATAGACCCTTCATG CTATACTTGTGGGACGAGTCTGATTACATGCCAGTTCTCGTTAAAAATAGGActgcagaaatcttgtttggGAACATAAAGGCTGGAAAAGTATACTCAGCTTATAAAGAACAAATGCATAACCAAAATCTTGGTCCAAGAAATGAATGCAAGGATAAAGATGCCAGTGAAAGACCTGCTATTAACCCAAGACCCTCTGGTGAAGGACTTAAGAGTGCCAATACGTTAGAGGTGGATAAGGGCTTGGAATCGGAGGATAAGCATCTTCCTGATAAGTTCAACTTTTACCGTGTCTGGTTAATTCTTCTGAAAATGCTGCTGAAGCAAGGAAAGAACAGTCCTCTGAAATTTGAGATTAATATTGATCCTAGCTTAGATATCGAAAGTGGAAAATTTGAAATGGTTTCTGCAAAGATGCCTTGTTTTGGAACCAAATGA